A genomic window from Lotus japonicus ecotype B-129 chromosome 1, LjGifu_v1.2 includes:
- the LOC130731981 gene encoding bidirectional sugar transporter SWEET1-like, with product MDIPRFVFGIFGNASALFLFLAPVITFKRIIINRSTENFSGIPYVMTLLNCLLSTWYGLPFVSPDNILLSTVNGTGAVIEIVYVLIFITFAPKKEKAKILRLFTFVLLVFSAVIFVSLFALHGNSRKLFCGFAAAIFSAIMYGSPLSIMRLVIRTKSVEFMPFFLSLFVFLCGTSWSIFGWLGHDPFVAVPNGLGSVLGTMQLTLYFIYRDKKGVPRKQEATTEEDSMETGHAKPHQEKQSNANGAQA from the exons ATGGATATCCCTCGTTTTGTGTTTGGCATATTTG GGAATGCTTCTGCTCTGTTCCTCTTCTTGGCACCAGT GATCACATTCAAGAGGATTATAATCAACAGATCCACAGAGAACTTCTCGGGCATTCCTTATGTGATGACACTGCTCAATTGTCTCCTTTCAACTTG GTATGGTCTACCTTTTGTGTCTCCAGACAACATCCTATTATCAACCGTGAATGGCACAGGAGCTGTGATTGAAATTGTTTATGTTTTGATCTTCATCACATTTGCACCCAAGAAGGAAAAGGCTAAAATTCTTCGCCTCTTCACCTTTGTACTCTTGGTTTTCTCTGCTGTTATTTTTGTGTCCCTTTTTGCCTTGCATGGAAATTCTAGGAAGCTCTTCTGTGGCTTCGCCGCCGCCATATTCTCCGCCATCATGTATGGCTCGCCACTCTCAATTATG AGACTAGTAATCAGAACTAAGAGTGTGGAATTCATGCCCTTCTTCCTATCCCTGTTCGTGTTCCTCTGCGGCACTTCCTGGTCCATCTTTGGTTGGCTAGGCCATGACCCTTTTGTTGCT gtACCTAATGGTCTTGGTTCTGTTTTGGGAACAATGCAATTAACATTGTATTTCATATACCGGGACAAGAAAGGTGTTCCAAGGAAGCAGGAGGCCACAACAGAGGAGGATTCCATGGAGACAGGACATGCAAAACCTCATCAAGAAAAGCAATCCAATGCAAATGGAGCTCAAGCATGA